One Engraulis encrasicolus isolate BLACKSEA-1 chromosome 5, IST_EnEncr_1.0, whole genome shotgun sequence DNA segment encodes these proteins:
- the LOC134448781 gene encoding metalloreductase STEAP4-like, with protein MTGNPKHGTVCIFGTGDFGRSLGLRLLQAGYEVVFGSRDPKNNSLVPKGSKVMTHAEAAQMARVIFIAVQRDHYQFLTSLTSALEGKVLVDISNNLKMGQYPQSNAEYLNSLVPGASVVKGFNTVSAWALQSGALDASRQVLLCGDDPGAKQAVVDIAHSLGLSAQDRGSLRAAGEIEDIPLQLFPMWRLPLWITAVLCLILIPYLIVYYIVYSYVEQGQDNIYRIMLSLPNKLSAILSLTLMALCYLPSSLAAILQLHNGTKYKRFPDWLDRWMLCRKQLGLIGLLFAVLHAVLVFVVPLSYSYEHGTASDIVDQIRENVTEPFENLWAWRSESYKSLGVLGFVLFLLLGITSLPSVSNTLNWREFRFVQSKLGHLALLLCTVHCFLYGWNKFLLPSRYRWYLPPPYMAGLVVPCVVLVFKLLVLTPCVHYRVSRIRQGWEKPRRRSTANATAANATVPTDKATSL; from the exons ATGACGGGGAATCCAAAGCATGGTACGGTGTGCATCTTTGGCACGGGAGACTTCGGCCGATCGTTGGGGCTCCGCCTGCTCCAGGCAGGATATGAGGTCGTGTTCGGCTCTCGTGACCCCAAGAACAACTCCCTGGTGCCCAAGGGTTCAAAGGTCATGACCCACGCGGAGGCCGCTCAGATGGCTCGGGTCATTTTCATAGCCGTGCAGCGGGACCACTACCAATTCCTGACCTCGCTGACCTCCGCTCTGGAGGGCAAGGTGCTGGTGGACATCAGCAACAACCTGAAGATGGGCCAGTACCCACAATCCAACGCTGAGTACCTGAACAGCCTGGTGCCTGGAGCGTCTGTGGTGAAAGGCTTCAACACCGTGTCAGCCTGGGCCCTGCAGTCAGGCGCGCTTGACGCCAGCCGACAG GTCTTACTGTGTGGGGACGACCCAGGTGCCAAGCAGGCCGTGGTGGACATTGCCCACAGCCTGGGTCTGAGTGCCCAGGACAGGGGCTCCCTGCGTGCTGCTGGGGAGATAGAGGACATCCCCCTGCAGCTCTTCCCCATGTGGAGGCTGCCCCTCTGGATCACCGCGGTCCTctgcctcatcctcatcccctaTCTGATCGTGTACTACATCGTCTATTCCTATGTGGAGCAAGGCCAGGACAATATCTATCGCATCATGCTCTCGCTGCCCAACAAGCTGTCCGCCATCCTCTCCTTGACGTTGATGGCCCTGTGCTACCTACCAAGTTCCTTGGCGGCCATTTTGCAGCTCCACAACGGCACCAAGTACAAGCGCTTCCCCGATTGGCTGGATCGCTGGATGCTGTGCAGGAAGCAGCTGGGATTGATTGGCCTGCTGTTCGCGGTCCTGCATGCGGTGCTGGTCTTTGTGGTGCCCCTTTCGTACAGCTACGAGCACGGTACAGCCTCGGATATAGTAGATCAG ATCAGGGAGAATGTGACGGAACCGTTTGAAAATCTGTGGGCCTGGCGTTCGGAGTCCTACAAGTCTCTGGGGGTGCTGGGCTTCGTGCTGTTCCTGCTGCTGGGCATCACCTCTCTGCCCTCCGTCAGCAACACACTCAACTGGAGGGAGTTCCGCTTCGTACAG tCCAAACTAGGCCACCTGGCTCTGCTCCTGTGCACGGTCCACTGCTTCCTGTACGGCTGGAACAAGTTCCTGTTGCCCTCGCGCTACAGGTGGTACCTTCCCCCTCCGTACATGGCGGGCCTGGTTGTGCCCTGTGTGGTGCTGGTCTTCAAGCTGCTGGTCCTCACGCCCTGCGTCCACTACAGGGTCAGTCGCATCCGGCAGGGATGGGAGAAGCCACGGAGGAGGAGCACTGCTAATGCTACTGCTGCTAATGCTACTGTCCCCACGGACAAAGCCACTTCTCTGTGA